A window of Branchiostoma floridae strain S238N-H82 chromosome 9, Bfl_VNyyK, whole genome shotgun sequence genomic DNA:
tgcaattcaagtgataaatatcgcacactttgtaatcttgtTTGAAAACGCCATGTCGTTGAAAGTTAAGAATGTACAGTGTCATCTGTCACTCCATGTTGTCCTTTAGTCCCAGACTCTCCATGGCAAGAGCTCTCGTCCTCTTCTTGTCTATCTGTTGGGAGGGAATCGTAGTTCATTTGAAAATCTACCAGTAGATGGTAATTACATAATTATCCGTTGATTCATTCAGacccttgtacatgtagtacctatTAACCTAAGTCATCATGTTTCCTAGCTGTTTCAGTATAGTGCAGTatagtagtactactagtagggtacagtgaaacctgtctataggggtcaGTCAAGGACTGGccaaatttggcccctatgggcaggtggcccctataggcagaaaagccaaaaatgtacgtacatttcaccacaagcaatGAGTGACAAGGCATTCAGCTTCCACTGAGATTCTGAGTATTTATTGACATATCGTTACAttaaactaaatatgagtttaaaacaaacagtttaatcaaataCATTTGcattactactactgctgcaGCACTGTAGCTGttcccttatttctgtatagtcaaaatgtatgtcaatcaTGACATTAACGATTTAGAGAGAAGACATAGACATTTAACACTAATCTGAGTCCGACCGACGGGAGGACTTGCCGTTCTCGGAACGCCGAATGACCAACGTCAATGCGTGTCTCTCGGAAGTCGGAACCTTCGACATCGTACgtctgagtcaaaactgacagacgTTTGCTTGGTTCTCTTTTATACAGTTAgaattgtctgaacacgaagtcagcgccgccataattttcctttgttcctaTATATCTTCACAGGGAGGGTTTACTAGTCCTTCCCTTTCacatgcttgaggcacctcctggAACAAGGGACCCCCATTTtcatcccttccaaaagacagcCTAACCAGGGTTAAAACGGGATCCCTCAGTCATTACACCTTAATGGAATATAGTCAAGTATGAACCATTTGCATACCTTTCGTCCAGTTGAGGTCTTCGGGAAACTGTCCATGAAGACAAAGTATCCTGGGCATAACTCGGCAACCAGCTAGATTTTATGATGAATAGATGTAGATCATTTCAATTTAAGACAGGTGCTGGCAAACTTTTGGAGTAGATCGCAATTATATAttctcctaagttttaggaTTGGTTTCTCTATAGTAATGGCCACTTGATGTATTCACTGGTAATTTTGGTACGTCAAGTATAATTAGAAAGGTAAGATTTGTAAGCAAATCCATGTTTACCTTCACGTAATCACGCCTGCAGAATAAGCTACTATTTGGTTCAAACACATTTACGTATATGGTTACCAGCCCCCAGAGCTCTGttctaccacttgctacattatgtaatcaaaCACTACAGGGTGTCTGTTAATTtaacagtaaccatggtgacaatGGGCtagtccaggtcattgacctcatttGTAAGGaacaaagaagaataagaagaaaAGTAGCAAAAACATTATATTTCCCTTCCATGAATGTAAATAGATGATCTGACTTTACCCCATTCTTCTTTGAATACTCCCTCATCTCCTTCACGTCTGACGTTTGGCCATTCTTTAGTCTGCAAATGAAATCACATCATACATCAAGTTGATTTCTGTGGCTCATATATCCCGTATTACATAATCTTGAACTGGAGACTACCACGACATCTACTGACATGAGAAATGTGGCAGTGTCCTTACTTACTATGATTATGTCTTTGTATAAAGTCTATGTATACACAAAGCTACGGTCAGATATTTGAGACCCGTAACAGCAAATACATATTCAATAACACGGTGTAGAAATGATTCTCGTTTCTTTACGTAAAAGGTTAGCAAAATGTTAGGATACAAGACTTGAGTTTGGAAACTAGCAAGTGCTAAAACATGTCTAATGGATAGCCAAGCACACATGGCATTTATTTTTCAATGTAACTCAAAGTATTTACATGATGCAGGCGCAGATTTCTTCCACAGACCCAGGATCTGGCACTCCGAAGACCTGACGAATGAGAGAAAACATATAATGCACATGGTCTCAATGAGTTGTACGATCGTCATATGATTAAACTGAGGTATTCTTGGGATAGTCGTGCATGTGTAATACAAAATTTAGCTGCCTATATGAGCTAGTTTGGAAAATACCGGTTTAGAACCTTGTCAGCAATTGATTGTGTCATAGCCGGCTTGAACgttctacatgtatcaaaagaGCATGACGACTGACGACAAATCTGACCACGCTGTAACATTAGAAATTACTACAAGATTTAAGAGATAAATTCTCAATATCAACCCTACAAAGTTGTTCAAACACATTTGATTAAAAGTTGAATTTAATGAGAACTGCAAGAACTAGGGGTGGTTTATTTTTTGTTGGACTGGTctggaaaaaccggacctgaaaaatatcagtggaccggattttggaccggttagaaaatgaacagattgtacCGGATCTACGGCGTCAGCgacgttcacgtgttttggagCTTACCAGTCCAGGGGAATAACGAGCGAAGGAgaagagagttgatagtcattttaccaagtttcttaCAGGCAAACTTGGTCTACGTTAACAGAAGCAGTTAGCGTTGTCTATAtaaagataggatactccaccaaacagattcctttgtggcaaaatggacatttgtTTGGAGTATCTGCCtactgcctaagtgcctaggccagggacTCTCCGCGAACTTGATACTCTGTCCGATGTCCTTTGCAATTTGGTCCCTACATCGCTTCGGGGGTCTCCCCTGTGGTCTTggcttttggaaatcttgacgaagaggggccagtccctggccatTCAcaaacaagttttcacaaacagttaggtccaggttcaggtccggacctggacctgatactCTGTACCTGGACCGTAATTGTACctcaattttctgtaccggtacccacccctagcaaGAACAGTAAAATTGGGTTGGAAATGGCCTCTTCTAGTCTACCTTTACATCCAATACTTTCCGGTGCGCCAGTAGAACTTCCTCGACCAAAGCAGGATGAACATTTTCTGCGTCCTTTATAATCATGTCCTGgaaaagaagacaacaacagCTACACAAACATAagaattatttaaaaaaattattaccACCAAAAATATATGGAATTCCCTCAAGATAAGAGTATTTTACCTTTTTCAAAAAACGCATTTCTttgatttcaaaaagtttggaaataaACGGAAACCTCAAATAGCTCTAATATATTTAGTTTACATGGGACAACAACTcgtgtggcgctctggatacattgtttatgtatCTATGACTTTAAAAGATACAGCATGTCCCAAGTATTTACCAGTTATTTCGTGTTTCTGGTTTCAAGACCGAAGCAATTTCTGACAGCCATAGTAGATTGTCTGtgttaggagtctgcatggaGAAGTTTTCGATACCTTCTCCAGTCCACAGACGACAGTAAGATACAACTGTGGATGGTGTAATTAATTACAAGTGGCTCATAGTTTATAGCATACCACAATTGTATCATTGTCAATATcaaattgcttcgatcttgaaaccagctgactaactcgaaataactggtagAACTTGCTGCGTTTTTATTCATAgatgcataaacaatgtatccagagtgcCTGGCACAAGGTTGTTaccccatgtacactgcatcTTATAGCCGTTTATGGTTGTTTAaggtcgtttgaggtgtttaggcagaccccaCAACAGGTCCTCGTAATATATGTACGTAATACAGCATTGGGGTCACTGACCTTTATCCTGCCTGTGATTGTCAGCAAGCCATTTTCGTCAAGGACTCCGATGTCACTGCAAACGTAATGTCAAATTGTAGCAAGTGTAGCGAAGTTCATGTATCGTCCCAACTTGTGCACGGTTAAGAACTGATTACAGATTAAGAAAGTGTCATCACTGATCAGATTTGAAACATGTGAACTGTGGCACTATTAGCAGACTAATGAAAACAACTTTCATTTcgtacaagcaaggaggtttaacctccttggtacaagcATAAACATGATAAGCATATGCATCATGATCAGCAGTACATGCACATGGGTACACACTTAGTCAGATTCTTTTAATCTGTAGCTCTTTTCGTCAAGTACAATGAAGAGGGGACCACCGTgagcttaacgtcctgtcctaaggactgcgacCTATCCAGTAGTATGCATTTCGGGTGAGCGACAACAGGGCTTTGAACTCCGGACCACTAGACCCACTGACCGATGACACGACTGGAGTACTCACGCTACCGGCAGGGATGACTTACCCAGTCTTATACCATCCGTCAGGTGTCTTCACCTCTGCAGTTTTCTCTTTATCCCCGCGATACTGTGTGAACACACTGTAGCCTCGAACCCAGACTTCTCCCTTATGGTTCAATGGGACTACCTGGCCGGCTTTGTCCACAAGTGTCATCTTCGTGTAGAAAGGAGAGAAACCAGGCCTTGGTGAGTTAATACTTAGTACTTCAAATGCAGATACTAGTTACCTATGGAGGCATTGTATGAGGTGGCGCTCTGCAGTAACTGATTCAGAAGGATAAAAGAAAATCTATACCTGGATAGAAAAGTTCTTGGTACACAACCAGGTGTTTTTTTAAGACTGGCGtttgggtattttttttaacaacaatTTGTGTTAGAGTCTATTCCGAGGCACCAAGAGGGATTTTACATAATAAATTTATTTTatataagtttgaactattttgagttagagaatatttcagtcactaaagttctaaattgttaaaacaaatggacatttttgaatctatatatttatatttgttggaaaaaATGTAAAGTAATGGTATAAGTATCtatttatttagaacaattgtcaaaacatcatgtgtttttgtcattgttgaaatatgttggGCAAGACATACCTTCTTGgcaatgtggaattgactctatgtgGTTGAAGAAGATGATCGACGGACACAATCTATGCAAATggggaccttatttgcatgatcaatgagaAGTATTTACACAATAATTGCAAAGGTTAACATCCTGTGGTAAAGCAGGCTCGGTAAAGGTATGGGATTGTGGAAGCTTTGCTACGAGATGTAGTGTATTTGAGTTCATACCTCCATGTGCGGCAGTAGCGGGCCTTCAGTCCTTTCTATCTGCTCCTTTGTCATTTCACCCCGCCTTGTCACAGTCAAATTCCATGCCTCTGTTGTCGTGTAATTTTTctggataacaaagttctttattcactACTAcggtatagccaaggtatgaccaaggtatgaccaaggtatgaccaaggtatgaccaaggtatgaccaaggtatggccaaggtatgaccaagatttgaccaaggtatggccaaggtatgaccaaggtatgaccaaggtatgaccaaggtatgaccaaggtatgatcaaggtatgaccaaggtatgaccaaggtatgaccaaggtatgacctaggtatgaccaaggtatggccaaggtatgaccaaggtatgaccaaggtatgaccaaggtatggccaaggtatgaccaaggtatgaccaaggtatgaccaaggtatgaccaaggtatgaccaaggtatgaccaaagtatgaccaagatatgaccaaggtatgaccaaggtatgaccaaggtatgaccaaggtatgaccatggtatgaccaaggtatggccaaggaatgaccaaagtatgaccaaggtattaccaaggtatggccaaggtatggccaaggtatgaccaaggtaacgccaaggtatgacaaacgtGTGGCCAAGGTTAGTTCTCTCATGTGATGatccaaggtatgaccaatgtatgaccaaggtgtgaccaaggtatgaccaaggtatgaccaaggtatgaccaaggtatgaccaaggtatgacgcAGGGTATGGCCaagggtatgaccaaggtatgagcGCAAGTGTATGGccagggtatgaccaaggtatggccaaggtatgggcaaggtatggccaaggtatgaccaaggtatatccaaggtatgaccaagatatgaccaaggtatggccaaggtatggccaaggtatggccaaggtatgaccaaggtatgaccaaggtatggccatggtatgaccaaggtatggccaaggtatgaccaaggtatggccaaggtatgaccaaggtatgaccaaggtatgaccaaggtatgaccaaggtatgaccaaggtatggccaaggtatgaccaaggtatggccaaggtatgaccaaggtatgaccaagatatgaccaaggtatgaccaaggtatgaccaaggtatggccaaggtatgaccaaggtatgaccaagggatgaccaaggtatgaccaaggtatgaccaaggtatgaccaaggtatggccaaggtatgaccaaggtatgaccaaggtatgaccaaggtatgaccaaggtatggccaaggtatgaccaaggtatgaccaaggtatatccaaggtatggccaaggtattacaaaggtatgaccaaggtatggccaaggtttggttaaggtatgaccaaggtatgaccaaggtgtgGCCAAGGTGTGGCCAAGGTacggccaaggtatgaccaaggtatgaccaaggtatggccaaggtatgaccaaggtatgaccaaggtatgaccaaggtatgaccaaggtatgaccaaggtatggccaaggtatgcccaaggtatgaccaaggtatgaccatggtatgaccaaggtatggccaatttatgacgaaggtatgaccaaggtatatccaaggtatgaccaagatatgaccaaggtatgaccaaggtatggccaaggtatggccaaagtatgaccaaggtatgaccaaggtatgaccaaggtatggccaaggtatgaccaaggtatggccaaggtatggccgaggtatgaccaaggtatgaccaaggtacgaccaaggtatgaccaaggtgtgaccaaggtatgaccaaggtatgaccaaggtatatccagggtatgaccaagatatgaccaaggtatggccaagttatggccaaggtatgagcAAGGTATTATCAAGATATGaccatggtatgaccaaggtatggctaaggtatgacCANNNNNNNNNNNNNNNNNNNNNNNNNNNNNNNNNNNNNNNNNNNNNNNNNNNNNNNNNNNNNNNNNNNNNNNNNNNNNNNNNNNNNNNNNNNNNNNNNNNNNNNNNNNNNNNNNNNNNNNNNNNNNNNNNNNNNNNNNNNNNNNNNNNNNNNNNNNNNNNNNNNNNNNNNNNNNNNNNNNNNNNNNNNNNNNNNNNNNNNNNNNNNNNNNNNNNNNNNNNNNNNNNNNNNNNNNNNNNNNNNNNNNNNNNNNNNNNNNNNNNNNNNNNNNNNNNNNNNNNNNNNNNNNNNNNNNNNNNNNNNNNNNNNNNNNNNNNNNNNNNNNNNNNNNNNNNNNNNNNNNNNNNNNNNNNNNNNNNNNNNNNNNNNNNNNNNNNNNNNNNNNNNNNNNNNNNNNNNNNNNNNNNNNNNNNNNNNNNNNNNNNNNNNNNNNNNNNNNNNNNNNNNNNNNNNNNNNNNNNNNNNNNNNNNNNNNNNNNNNNNNNNNNNNNNNNNNNNNNNNNNNNNNNNNNNNNNNNNNNNNNNNNNNNNNNNNNNNNNNNNNNNNNNNNNNNNNNNNNNNNNNNNNNNNNNNNNNNNNNNNNNNNNNNNNNNNNNNNNNNNNNNNNNNNNNNNNNNNNNNNNNNNNNNNNNNNNNNNNNNNNNNNNNNNNNNNNNNNNNNNNNNNNNNNNNNNNNNNNNNNNNNNNNNNNNNNNNNNNNNNNNNNNNNNNNNNNNNNNNNNNNNNNNNNNNNNNNNNNNNNNNNNNNNNNNNNNNNNNNNNNNNNNNNNNNNNNNNNNNNNNNNNNNNNNNNNNNNNNNNNNNNNNNNNNNNNNNNNNNNNNNNNNNNNNNNNNNNNNNNNNNNNNNNNNNNNNNNNNNNNNNNNNNNNNNNNNNNNNNNNNNNNNNNNNNNNNNNNNNNNNNNNNNNNNNNNNNNNNNNNNNNNNNNNNNNNNNNNNNNNNNNNNNNNNNNNNNNNNNNNNNNNNNNNNNNNNNNNNNNNNNNNNNNNNNNNNNNNNNNNNNNNNNNNNNNNNNNNNNNNNNNNNNNNNNNNNNNNNNNNNNNNNNNNNNNNNNNNNNNNNNNNNNNNNNNNNNNNNNNNNNNNNNNNNNNNNNNNNNNNNNNNNNNNNNNNNNNNNNNNNNNNNNNNNNNNNNNNNNNNNNNNNNNNNNNNNNNNNNNNNNNNNNNNNNNNNNNNNNNNNNNNNNNNNNNNNNNNNNNNNNNNNNNNNNNNNNNNNNNNNNNNNNNNNNNNNNCTGCGACCTATCCAGTAGTATGCATTTCGGGTGAGCGAAACAGGGCTTTGAACTCCGGACCACTAGACCCACTGACCGATGACACGACTGGAGTACTCACGCTACCGGCAGGGATGACTTACCCAGTCTTATACCATCCGTCAGGTGTCTTCACCTCTGCAGTTTTCTCTTTATCCCCGCGATACTGTGTGAACACACTGTAGCCTCGAACCCAGACTTCTCCCTTATGGTTCAATGGGACTACCTGGCCGGCTTTGTCCACAAGTGTCATCTTCGTGTAGAAAGGAGAGAAACCAGGCCTTGGTGAGTTAATACTTAGTACTTCAAATGCAGATACTAGTTACCTATGGAGGCATTGTATGAGGTGGCGCTCTGCAGTAACTGATTCAGAAGGATAAAAGAAATCTATACCTGGATAGAAAAGTTCTTGGTACACAACCAGGTGTTTTTTTAAGACTGGCGtttgggtattttttttaacaacaatTTGTGTTAGAGTCTATTCCGAGGCACCAAGAGGGATTTTACATAATAAATTTATTTTatataagtttgaactattttgagttagagaatatttcagtcactaaagttctaaattgttaaaacaaatggacatttttgaatctatatatttatatttgttggaaaaaATGTAAAGTAATGGTATAAGTATCtatttatttagaacaattgtcaaaacatcatgtgtttttgtcattgttgaaatatgttggGCAAGACATACCTTCTTGgcaatgtggaattgactctatgtgGTTGAAGAAGATGATCGACGGACACAATCTATGCAAATggggaccttatttgcatgatcaatgagaAGTATTTACACAATAATTGCAAAGGTTAACATCCTGTGGTAAAGCAGGCTCGGTAAAGGTATGGGATTGTGGAAGCTTTGCTACGAGATGTAGTGTATTTGAGTTCATACCTCCATGTGCGGCAGTAGCGGGCCTTCAGTCCTTTCTATCTGCTCCTTTGTCATTTCACCCCGCCTTGTCACAGTCAAATTCCATGCCTCTGTTGTCGTGTAATTTTTctggataacaaagttctttattcatTACTAcggtatagccaaggtatgaccaaggtatgaccaaggtatgaccaaggtatgaccaaggtatgaccaaggtatggctattaaACGTATGGCTATGCCTATGGGTAACGGTGCACACTCCAGTTCTTACGCGCCCTGTATGGCCAAGATttagccaaggtatgaccaaggtatgaccaaggtatgaccaaggtatggccaaggtatgaccaaggcatggccaaggtatgaccagggtatgaccaaggtataaccaaggtatgaccaaagtataaccaaggtatgaccaaggtatgaccaaggtatgaccaaggtatggccaaggtatgaccaaggtatgaccaaggtattacaaaggtatgaccaaggtatgaccaaggtatgacaaagctATGACAAACGGTATGACCataggtatgaccaaggtatgatcaaggtatgatcaaggtatggccaaggtatgacgaaggtatgaccaaggtatggccaaggtatggccaaggtatgaccaacggtatgaccaaggtatagccaaggtatggccaaggtactggccaaggtatggccaaggtatgaccaaggtatgaccaaggtNNNNNNNNNNNNNNNNNNNNNNNNNNNNNNNNNNNNNNNNNNNNNNNNNNNNNNNNNNNNNNNNNNNNNNNNNNNNNNNNNNNNNNNNNNNNNNNNNNNNNNNNNNNNNNNNNNNNNNNNNNNNNNNNNNNNNNNNNNNNNNNNNNNNNNNNNNNNNNNNNNNNNNNNNNNNNNNNNNNNNNNNNNNNNNNNNNNNNNNNNNNNNNNNNNNNNNNNNNNNNNNNNNNNNNNNNNNNNNNNNNNNNNNNNNNNNNNNNNNNNNNNNNNNNNNNNNNNNNNNNNNNNNNNNNNNNNNNNNNNNNNNNNNNNNNNNNNNNNNNNNNNNNNNNNNNNNNNNNNNNNNNNNNNNNNNNNNNNNNNNNNNNNNNNNNNNNNNNNNNNNNNNNNNNNNNNNNNNNNNNNNNNNNNNNNNNNNNNNNNNNNNNNNNNNNNNNNNNNNNNNNNNNNNNNNNNNNNNNNNNNNNNNNNNNNNNNNNNNNNNNNNNNNNNNNNNNNNNNNNNNNNNNNNNNNNNNNNNNNNNNNNNNNNNNNNNNNNNNNNNNNNNNNN
This region includes:
- the LOC118423369 gene encoding medium-chain acyl-CoA ligase ACSF2, mitochondrial-like, giving the protein MTKEQIERTEGPLLPHMEMTLVDKAGQVVPLNHKGEVWVRGYSVFTQYRGDKEKTAEVKTPDGWYKTGDIGVLDENGLLTITGRIKDMIIKDAENVHPALVEEVLLAHRKVLDVKVFGVPDPGSVEEICACIILKNGQTSDVKEMREYSKKNGLVAELCPGYFVFMDSFPKTSTGRKIDKKRTRALAMESLGLKDNME